The proteins below are encoded in one region of bacterium:
- a CDS encoding type I 3-dehydroquinate dehydratase — MNRPRICLSLYGTTDEVCTAINSFDADLFEIRLDLCAHLDGAKIRAATNKPLLFASHGRPDLLEKYWPFADYLDVEQGEALGQNCIVSIHAKEEDPDSLWKKLSGEHRTKIVLETENYDVIARLIKLNRENNPLALCFAAGEVGAFSRILSVFNGARWIYASLPGRPTGNGQFDFDQLVETYRLRRFENTQQLFVFGVIGNPVAHSRSPEVQNKHFADASLPWIYLPYFCKDLPALMRKAPEWNTKGFSITHPYKEEVLSLVNSVTPEVQRLRACNTVAQVKGKWIGTNTDLKGIEVLLKDIPVQGACAVIIGAGASARALASVISAKVSELWILNRTLEKAQRLASEFQAISGGLADLRNIDYDVLIQATSIGWISGECPVDIQHLKPGGVVIDSIYQDTELLKRARDLGCRTLNGEPWFQAQAQAQFRWWSSLNL; from the coding sequence ATGAATCGCCCGCGCATCTGCCTTTCACTTTACGGAACAACCGATGAAGTCTGCACCGCCATAAATTCTTTTGATGCAGATTTGTTTGAAATCCGCCTGGATCTTTGCGCACATCTTGATGGCGCAAAAATTCGCGCTGCCACGAATAAACCACTTCTTTTTGCTTCTCACGGACGTCCGGATCTGCTCGAAAAGTACTGGCCTTTTGCAGACTATTTGGACGTGGAGCAGGGTGAAGCTTTGGGACAAAACTGCATTGTTTCGATTCATGCGAAAGAAGAAGATCCGGACAGTTTGTGGAAAAAATTATCCGGGGAGCACCGGACGAAGATTGTACTTGAAACGGAAAACTATGATGTGATCGCCAGGTTGATCAAGCTGAACAGGGAAAACAATCCGCTGGCACTCTGTTTTGCTGCGGGTGAAGTGGGCGCCTTCAGTCGTATTTTATCTGTTTTCAATGGAGCTCGCTGGATTTACGCAAGCCTGCCCGGTCGACCCACTGGAAACGGTCAATTTGACTTCGATCAATTGGTTGAAACTTATCGACTGCGGCGCTTCGAGAACACGCAACAGCTTTTTGTCTTTGGCGTCATCGGAAATCCAGTCGCGCACAGCCGGTCTCCGGAAGTTCAAAACAAGCATTTTGCAGATGCGTCTCTTCCATGGATTTATCTGCCCTACTTTTGCAAAGATTTGCCTGCACTCATGCGGAAAGCGCCTGAATGGAACACGAAAGGCTTTAGTATTACTCATCCTTATAAGGAAGAAGTCCTGTCCTTAGTAAACTCCGTTACTCCGGAAGTGCAGCGCCTTCGAGCTTGCAATACGGTTGCGCAGGTAAAGGGGAAGTGGATCGGGACAAACACGGATCTGAAGGGAATCGAGGTTTTGCTGAAAGACATTCCGGTGCAGGGCGCTTGCGCTGTGATCATCGGCGCAGGGGCATCGGCAAGAGCTCTGGCTTCCGTGATCAGTGCAAAGGTTTCCGAATTATGGATTTTAAATCGGACGTTAGAAAAGGCACAGCGATTGGCTTCAGAATTTCAGGCGATTAGCGGAGGGTTGGCTGATCTCCGCAATATCGATTACGACGTTCTCATTCAAGCCACATCGATCGGATGGATCAGTGGAGAGTGCCCCGTTGATATTCAGCATCTAAAACCGGGAGGCGTTGTAATCGATTCCATCTATCAAGATACGGAGCTTCTGAAGAGGGCGCGAGATCTCGGCTGCAGAACGCTCAACGGCGAGCCCTGGTTTCAGGCGCAAGCGCAGGCCCAGTTTCGCTGGTGGTCATCCTTGAACCTTTGA
- a CDS encoding energy-coupling factor transporter transmembrane protein EcfT: MYLYQEANTPFHSLHPVTKLLMLLFCIVIPFLAKTFLVTAIILAFYVTLLLFARGAGNVKKFWKMLLIFWIFTFAIWSVVPKIRGSEWSFENAALLATRIDTFVLAGLLFVTITRIEEFTFALTRIGIPYKVAFTLSLGFRLVPLFYQNLQTIVAAQKSRGVDLESGGLSVKARKYGPMIAALISYSLRNADLMAMSLEAKGFGYPGKRTSYLEPKISWRDALVFVCIALILFTLLR; encoded by the coding sequence ATGTATCTCTATCAAGAAGCCAATACTCCCTTTCATTCGCTCCATCCTGTGACGAAACTCCTGATGTTATTATTTTGCATTGTGATCCCGTTTCTTGCAAAAACATTTTTGGTCACGGCTATCATTCTTGCCTTTTACGTGACATTGCTTTTATTTGCGCGCGGCGCGGGGAATGTTAAAAAATTCTGGAAAATGCTTTTGATTTTCTGGATTTTTACTTTTGCCATCTGGTCTGTTGTCCCCAAAATACGCGGTTCGGAGTGGAGTTTTGAAAATGCTGCGCTGCTTGCAACGAGAATCGATACGTTTGTTCTTGCCGGTTTGCTCTTTGTAACCATCACGCGCATCGAAGAATTTACTTTTGCTTTGACACGGATCGGAATTCCTTACAAAGTTGCCTTTACACTTTCGCTCGGTTTTCGTCTGGTTCCGCTTTTCTATCAGAATCTGCAAACAATTGTGGCTGCGCAGAAGTCCAGAGGCGTGGATCTTGAGAGTGGAGGTTTATCGGTAAAAGCGCGCAAATACGGTCCGATGATTGCCGCGCTCATCTCTTACAGTTTGCGGAACGCTGACTTGATGGCGATGTCCCTGGAAGCAAAAGGTTTTGGGTATCCGGGCAAGCGCACTTCTTATCTTGAGCCCAAAATCAGCTGGCGGGATGCGCTGGTGTTTGTTTGTATTGCGCTTATTCTTTTTACTCTGCTCAGATGA
- a CDS encoding chemotaxis protein CheW: MADSLQFVAFRIGTQQFAVEIHRVTEVISYCEITPIPGAPPFIEGMIDLRGQLVPVLDMRKRLGLAAIHNTMQTRILILRMNRQKIGLIVDEADQVYTIPVEMIQPPPDGADFVIAVAKHQNLLLVILDLERLLSGEEQVNLKAIGGRASVPANR; this comes from the coding sequence ATGGCCGATTCATTACAATTTGTCGCGTTTCGGATCGGAACGCAGCAATTTGCAGTGGAAATTCATCGCGTTACGGAAGTAATCAGTTACTGCGAAATCACGCCTATACCCGGCGCTCCGCCATTCATCGAAGGAATGATCGACTTGCGAGGTCAGCTTGTCCCGGTTCTGGATATGAGGAAACGGTTAGGTCTGGCTGCAATCCACAATACGATGCAGACACGAATTCTGATTTTGCGAATGAACCGTCAAAAAATTGGGCTGATTGTGGATGAAGCCGACCAGGTCTACACGATCCCTGTGGAAATGATTCAGCCACCACCGGATGGAGCCGATTTCGTAATTGCCGTCGCAAAACATCAAAACCTCTTGCTCGTGATCCTGGATCTGGAGCGCCTTCTGAGCGGCGAAGAACAGGTAAATTTAAAGGCTATTGGAGGGCGGGCCTCCGTGCCCGCCAATCGGTAA